The Schistocerca gregaria isolate iqSchGreg1 chromosome 1, iqSchGreg1.2, whole genome shotgun sequence genome includes a window with the following:
- the LOC126338706 gene encoding putative gustatory receptor 2a, protein MGRLNSQLLKSVRPPLHGEADLEEAVTSGRQWWATEGKLRRLQRARLALHRVARLCGQHFGPALLLSVLNTLIQIVYLSYALVLRVKYWPWLENYGHSDVLVLSALLFYTTSYLLAICWICSSAVDRAGTARKLLEMIRILSPSVTNSICLRLSVESMRFSAIGFFDIDLHLFVAVLGATVTYLIILVQFYS, encoded by the coding sequence ATGGGCAGACTCAACAGTCAGCTTCTGAAGAGCGTGCGGCCGCCTCTGCACGGCGAGGCGGATCTGGAGGAGGCGGTGACCTCCGGAAGACAGTGGTGGGCAACGGAGGGCAAGCTGCGGCGGCTGCAGCGAGCCAGGCTGGCCCTGCACCGCGTCGCCCGCCTCTGCGGGCAACACTTCGGTCCGGCGCTGCTGCTGTCCGTGCTCAACACGCTGATACAGATCGTCTACCTGAGCTACGCACTTGTGCTAAGGGTCAAGTACTGGCCCTGGTTGGAAAATTATGGGCATAGTGACGTGCTAGTGCTCAGTGCACTATTGTTTTATACTACCAGCTACCTGTTAGCTATTTGTTGGATATGTTCATCAGCAGTAGATCGTGCTGGCACTGCGAGAAAGTTACTGGAAATGATTCGAATACTATCGCCGTCAGTAACGAATTCCATCTGTCTTCGTCTTTCTGTGGAGAGCATGCGTTTTTCTGCTATAGGCTTCTTTGATATCGACCTACATCTATTTGTTGCCGTTCTTGGAGCAACCGTCACATATCTCATAATACTTGTTCAGTTTTACTCCTAA